Below is a window of Pocillopora verrucosa isolate sample1 chromosome 6, ASM3666991v2, whole genome shotgun sequence DNA.
tcttgttcactttgattgcctcagcaatacatgtagcacccgcagcactaataacATTCTCAGACAAAaccaaattggttagcgtcttgttcactttgattgcctcagcaatacatgtagcacccgcatcactaataacattgtaagacaaatccaaattggttagcgtcttgttcactttgattgcctcagcaatacatgtagcacccgcagctCTAATAacattgtaagacaaatccaaattggttagcgtcttgttcactttgattgcctcagcaatacatgtagcacccgcatcactaataacattctcagacaaatccaaattggttagcgtcttgttcactttgattgcctcagcaatacatgtagcacccgcagcactaataacattctcagacaaatccaaattggttagcgtcttgttcactttgattgcctcagcaatacatgtagcacccgcatcactaataacattgtaagacaaatccaaattggttagcgtcttgttcactttgattgcctcagcaatacatgtagcacccgcagctCTAATAACATTGttagacaaatccaaattggttagcgtcttgttcactttgattgcctcagcaatacatgtagcacccgcagcactaatatcatttcttcgcaaatccaaattggttagcgtcttgttcactttgattgcctcagcaatacatgtagcacccgcatcactaataacattgtaagacaaatttAAATTGGTCAGATTCAAACCAGTTCCAAACGACTTCGATAAATGCgagtgaaaatcacttttttctcttttgcattcgttgatggcctccaatacaatttttgcaacacggccttcatttttgttgacttcatttgttaaactctttacaagagccacaacctgttcatcgcatttcatggccaaaattccacacgaaaacaaaagtatttgtttaagttcaaTGAAATACCTTGCGGAAActagttcttcaggtttcatttccttgctttgaatctgagaacaaatgaagaatgctgcaaagaattcttgaaaacttttatgtaagaaggCATAGTGCAGTGTTTGTCTCAGTTTGCTGCCACCAGGCTGcactgacagaaatccaaattcagtcaggtcttttgcatggtttctcaattcactttcattaaaatccagcttatcgtcaagtaaaccattcaacgctacctttccaaggtgattcaattgcggtttgtaaTGGTTTGTCAGGTCTTCGCTCGTTTCTAGTAgtcccttcttttttctatatcttctcaaaacacaatcaaccatatccaagtacagttgagctctGCTTTCGGGGAATGTGCCCTCAAACTCTTCgcataaaaggcaaagaagtgctgtgtttagaggattggccactatttctctcaggtttttaTCTCGCGACATCCGTTGCAAGAGCTTGGTGGCTAAATCcgtcctttctttaaagtacttggtgacaaatCCTTTCACATGCTCTTTAGTAaatccttcgatctgaagcAGCACGTCACAACtttttctcacctcttttccagcttcgtgtcttgctgttgcaactatgtggcatTTGGGGAGcactcttccttcaattaattcgGAAAACATCGACAATTTACTGAACGGtaactcatccaatccatccaatatcaataaaatgctggactgattttcacgaataaaatgaaagaattgttgtttgacttcttcatcgaTGTCTCGGGGCAGAAGCTGATCATCAATAGCTTCCCAAACGTCAGAATGGATATCTCGAcatttcagtaacaataccactTTAAATGCTGTTGAGCCGCAGCCCCGAGgttcttgctgttttgtggcccagtcgtaggcgtactttttacaataggtggtttttcccataccaggttctccttcaatcaacactgttctcggcgctgaacactcttcatacgggtctagtattgacgacatgtcaacaaatacgtcagtgattactcctctcgttttctttcttctgaccactttgagccttgtaaaaatattgccaagaaaaaactgaaactcttcacaccatggaaatggtgagagccatccctcgcgagtcttgtacagctggcgaattccattgataagcccagttggatcaaaaatacctagcaatagcaaaataagtaagaaatctAATGAATGCAGCATTAAAAATTGTGGTGCCTCTCTGGTATTCGGCACTGgatttaaataagtgaatgagTACGATAccgttgccaaagaaattacttggacgatgcAAAAAGCTTTTAGTGTATGATTCATGCTTACTgattaaaagccatttagattATGAATTCAGGTAAACCTACTCTGTTTGTTCGGCTGACAGTGAAACTCTgtcgtaaaataaattactcgggagataaatattcatatcattGGAGCCGTAGTCTGAGAAAGGCTTTTTCGGGATTTACCGAGACTACGCACAAATAAATGGAAACCAAACAACGCCTTTGTGCCTTCTTTGTCACGCGGTCTCATCAAAAGTGCTGCAGAAAACTGGGGGCTCGCCTGCGATGAAGTGGGAGGTTTTTCCTACAGTCTTTTCCTTAGGAACCTATTTTACTCAAGACAATCCTCATTCAATtattttcccatgtagaattgaatactCCACAATATGAGCGCAGGAAAGGTTTAGTTACTTTACTCAGAAATATGCGGATTACATCTAATGCTACTAGGTATTCAgcactgaatttaaattagCGAACGAGTACGACACcactgccaaagaaattacttggacgatgAAAAAGGTATCAATGTATGATTTATGTCAATTTACTGACCAAAAGCTATTTGGCTTGTAAATGCAGTGGAACCTGCTCTGTTAATTTCTAACATCGAGCCAATGTTAATGCCAATGTTTTCGTTAAAACTGTACTTCGTTTTATTTCGTTCTCCActctaatcaaaatataaagttttccaGGCTAATTACGGGTGAAAGTTTGAACAATTGGAGGGAATGAAAGTACACCGCAGAGATTATTCCAGAGAttgtctaaattgaaaaactgaatctcTTTAACATAGGATGATCTCTCCCTCTCTCACATACAGGCCATGTTGACTACGGCGAAATTTGCGGTTAAGCAGGATAACTTTTATTGTATAATTCAACTTACCTTCATCCTTGCTTTCTCCCCTTGAGGCTGTCAAAGTACACAGCTTTTCCTTCACTTCTTTCAGTTCGCTGTCCATCTTTACCATTTCGCCTATCATTTTCTCAACAGACCCTTTCGTGAAATAACATTGGAACTTTTAGTCCGAGTGAGAGtcactttattcattaaaagttaactaaatagatccttttcccttcctctgttgttgttgttgttgctgtttttaaattttatacaaTATTCGAAAAAAACTTATGGCTCGGCTATAGCCGTTTCTGATAGTGAAACTCGGGAGataaatattgatatcattagAGTCGATAGTCTGAGTAAGATTTTTGTCGGTAAAAAAGACCATtgtaagaactaattaaaaaaaaaacaaagaacgcTTTTCCGCCCTCGTTTTCACGTCGTTTAAtcatagaaaaaggaaaacgctGGAACAAACCAGAGGTCCGGCTGCAATGCATTGTGAAGTTTCGTTCACAGTTTTTCGCtcgggaaaattaaaataaccacATACGCCTTCTCCTGCCCCTTTTTATTAACACAGCCCtcattcagaaattttttccatgtaaaatAGAATACTCTACTAAAAATTTGAGTGGAGGAAGGATTGCATTAGTCTGTTCAAGAATATGCAGGTAAAATCTAACGAATTAGGAAGTTAGATTCATTATGTCCTTCacaaaagtaaaactgaaataagGCAATAACCCTTCTCGGCCAAATGTGTATGAGTGCTGTCAGAAAGCTATCCAATCTGAGAGGTAACCTGAGATTCCGTGCCATCCCATTCATCCCACACATTACCTAGTATCTTCATTTAGGTTTAACCTAGTAGCCAAGGCGTGCTCTTACAACAATACATTACCTGAAAAGTGTACTCAAGTTAACGGAATGGAATCCCTATTGATAGTTCAGTTTATCTGTGAGTAGCTATTTCTAGCAACCAACCTTCATCTACGCTTTTCTCCACTGTGGTCGTCAGGCTACAAAGCGTCTCTTTAACCTCCTTCATTTCAATCTCTATCTTCTCAGTTGTGTCTCTGAGGTCACTTAGCGAATCTGCATTAGTAAGAAAGATAAGCGCAATTTCATAAGCACATTTACATCACAAATTCACATAAACGTGCAGATAAACAATGATACCTATGTCAATATCTACTCGATTCTGAACAGATCAAACTCAATAAGACGCTTAGAAATCACAAAAGTGCACTCCAGCAGTTGTATACGAGTACCCACGAACAGACAAAGATACTGCCGATGAAAACACAGTATGGATATTTGggtttaattcttaatttttcacacATAACGCTAGAATAACGTTCCAAATATGTGACTAGTTCcaaccaaaatgaaaacatgagtTACCCTGCATTCCTGTGTTTAatcaggcaaaaaaaaaacgcagAGGAAACCTAGAGACCCGTCTGCAATGGAGTGGGAGGTTTTGCCTGCAGTCTTTTCCTTAGGAATTGTAAAATAACCACATACATCTTGTTCTAACCCATTTTACTCAAGAGGATCCTCATTCaactattttcccatgtagaattgaatactCCACAATATGAGCGCAGGAAGGATTTGGTTATTTTATTGAGAAGTATGTGGGTCACATCTAACGCTACTAGGAAGTAAGATTCATTACGAGAAAGGTGATACGAAAAAAAGAGACGATAACTACGATCATACATATGTATGAGTGCTGTCAAAACACCATCAAATCCTAGAGGTAGCCAGGGCAGAATATCTCACATTCCGTGGCATCCCACACACTATAGAGTATCTTCATGTACAGCCAGTGTGAGTGGTGGCCAGGGTGTGCCTTTATAGCAGTAAAGTACCAAAGTATGCTGTGTTGGCCGACATCCAGCGATTACTGTCATCATGCACAAGAGCTGTGTCATTTGCTCAAAAAAACAGTGACGCtcttcataacttttttttttgagtagcTCTTTCTACCAACTAACCTTCTTGTGTGCTTTTTTCAACTGAGGCCGTCAGACTAGTAAGCTTTTCTTTCACCTCTTTCATATCAATCTCTCTCCTGTCCATAATGCTTCTCATGTTTTCCAGCAaatctgaaaatttcaaaaggtaTGCGCATTTTCATAAGCAAATTTATATCACTGCTTCACGTTTAGGTGcagataaaacaataaaatctaATTCAATATCTAGTCGATTCCGAACAGATCAAACTCAATAGGACGcttagaaatcacaaaaatgcCCTACAGCAGTTGTACACGAGTACCCACGAACAGACCAAAATACTGCAAATCAACACACAGTGTCAACATTGGggttaattcttcatttttcacaCATTACGCAAAAATACCTTCCAAATATACGACTAGTTCCaaccaaaatgaaaacttcatgAGCTAGCCTGCACTGCTGTGTTAACTGAAAATATATACTTTTGTAGCCTTCAAATTCATCCACATTGGCAGTGGACGAtgtttttcttaccttcaatttcttcaagctTGTCTTTGATGCTGTCGTCGTCTTTCTTCCATTGTTTCATCAGTTCACGATAATGCTCCTCGATAACTGGATCCATGCAGTCGTGCTCAAGATTGTCGATTTTAGCTCTAAAATGAGCTCCTCCCAGTCTCACCAAAGCTTCTCGTATTTCCTGCCAGTAAGCACTGAAACTACTGTCATCCACAGAGGCTTGAGGAGCATGGCCGTATACAGTGTTCCTGTAATACTTCACTCTGGCGATGTCATCTTCGGTGCGTATGTCTGTAGCTAGGGGAAGCTCATTCCATCCCTTGGTAGGAGTGCGCAGACTACAGATATTTCTAAGCAGCACTGTTAGCAGTGTGATGTCGAAGTCTTTAGAAGACACGGCTTTGTGAGTAGGGTACAACTTTCCCCACTGCGTAGGATTCAGCACTTTCTTCCTCCCTTTGTACAGTGATTGCAATGTGGCGTAATGCACTGAGGTTCTTCCCAAAACTGTATGTAGAGTCGCTGGTGGATGTATTTTGTCGAAAGTGGACCGAAGCACCTGAGATCCAACATCCACCAGGAGGCGGCATAGCCTTGCATAGTTGGTAGTCTCTTTCGTAGACGCAAATGGCGAAATAGCTGTAGCCATAATTCTAACTTTTCCAGGACGACCTGTCAAACAGAGAATTGACATTAAGTAATGTTAATCAAACCCATTCGAAAAAAACTCCCGATAGCCAATTAAGACCTCTTGAGCAAGGAACACCAACGAAAGAACCTAATAAGAGATTTAATCtgagatttttcatttcaaccCAGTTTTTAGATTAAGGAAGAGTTTTGTTGTTCAGTTTACAAACAACCAGAGACATAAACAGCAGAAATGAGAAGCGATTTGAAAGGTTTAGGGGAAATGAGTTTGTATTTCCTCTCTAGGGCCTTAAACCCGGTCAGTTCTGGCTGGTTGACGTTTGATtcttaatcatcatcattatcatcattttatttggTAATGCAGGTTACAAATTGGCGGCCAGGAaggctgatgtggacctacaaatcactaaaataattaaatgatataTACTATACTGCTAAGATAAAAAACTAATCTAAAAAGAGGAACAATGTTAAAATTTaggagaataataataatacccTATTTCGCTTAAGAAGTATTTAATAATAAAAGCAATCATTGCCAGCGTAACCATTATACCTAAACCTTAAAACCCCCATAGCTCTAAAACGATCCACAAGCAGacacaaatatataaattacagTGAAACATCAAAGCAAGACTGCACAACCTCCATTTACCACCCTGCAAAGATCACTGCTACAACTTGGTCACTTGAAGAATGATTACAAAAGCATCATCCATCACCATTccaacaaggacaaaaactaCATAATCAGAAGCAAACTACACTATGCTAGGGAAAATTGTCGTCAATATGGGAATCAGTCTGTTACCAGGTCAGTTAATAGACCAACTCCGTGACTACACCAGGAAATACCAACACAACAAATACGGAAATTATATTACTTCAGGTCACGGTGCTTAGTACAATCACTAAATAGCAGCCTACAGCAAGAAGGCACCATTTAGAAAGACTGCTTATGGGTCAACTTGCCAAAACTCACGCTACACACCCTAACTATCCCAATTTTCATGGGATTAGGCAATACTGGGTATTAATCATTCCTTTCAGAGCAAAACTAAATGTAATTCCTTACAGGTATGTCACCCAACATGACACCAGGTCTCCCTCCCAGCACCCACATTCCTGGATGGAGGAGCAGCTTAAAAGGAATTTGAAGATTTCCTCCCTAGTCGCCATTTCACTATCGCACCTGGAGACATTAAAAGCACTTCTAAAACTCCGTCAATTCATGGTTTCTCTACTTATTGATGATTAGACCAGTACAGCCCTAGAAACAGATTGCACAGTCACTGATATGAAATGCACCTTTTTAAGCTATGTACTAACTCTACCAGATGAAGGTAACTCTAATTGTCACCAATACAATACAGAGTCATTGAAGCTCATGTACCGGTACAAAACGTGGTTTCTCAGTTCATTAAACTCCGAAACAATAACATCTAAGTCAACAGACTTAAAATTCTCCGTGATATTATCAccttcatgaaaaaaatgtgtccACTGGCAAAAATGTGTGTGTCTAACAGCAAAATCCTCCTCTTGCAGTTACCAATACAATAAGGGCAAAGAAACTCAACAAACAACCTTGTTCTACATGCAGCATCAAAAGGAAGGGGATGCAACCTCCATCTGCAACTGAAACTGCAATGAAAAAGCAGCTAAATGTGATCACAAGCATGCAACAGACCTGCACAAGCATCACCCAATCACCATGCACTCTCATGAGGCCAGTAGgaatataatttttaacaatGGAGCTTAATTCTGCTGAGAGATTTTCCAATGGTTTggtaaacattattttaccagaagaaagatatttttatgcCCTGTCATGTACAtaagacaaagaagaaaatcagaATCCCCATGAGAAGTTGAATTTTAGACCTTCCCAATTCCAGCCTCCACTAAGCCAGTACCAGatctatggtgagcaaggccaTTAATTACTAGGTTCATATCTAACACCCCTACCACAAACTGCTGGCAGGTCGTCAACCACTGACATTCATTATTATGTCAACCGAAATAACGAACTCTGCGACTACACCTTTTCCTTGTTCCTGGGTAAGAGAGGGGAACTCAGGCTGAATTAGTAAATTTTCTCACTAACAACCTTCAGTTGTAAATTATCTACCCAGTAGATTAATTCGTCATGAGTGACACTTATTTTTACATCTCCAATTGGTGTTCCAGTGCATTAATCCTTACACAAACAAAGCCCTAGACATCAAAATAAACTGCAGCCTTGGTATACACCACCACTTTTAAACAATTACAAAGTCCAACAGTAAAAAGAAGCTCTGGCCACTATTATAAGGATAAGTGCAGCATTACTATCCATTTGGCACCAATGCCATAGCCATATTTTCCAGCTGCCCCTGACCCATAATTATTTACAGCAAAACAAACATCTAAACACAGCTAGCACCTGGGGTTGCAGTGCTTGGAAGTTCAAATCTCTCATCACCTAGTACCTTAAATAATCAACCAGACAATCTTGGGCATATGGTTACCAAGATCCTTTTACAAAGAAAGATATACATCTATACAATTGCATGATCAGACTGAGTAATACGCATCCTTCAATTGGCCACTCCTAGAATGACcatagaaatttcaaaataacagtTGTTATATGTAGCAACATTGCTGAGGCATTATCCATCACCACTCCCACAAGGACAAGCTATTGATAATAATCTTGAAACAACATTGTAGAGAGTGATAAACCAAAATGATCATCATCCACAAGCACCATGCAACACACCTATTTGGGGATTTTAAATACATCATGTACTGCTCTATAAGTGGGTGACCAACAATTGCATAATTGATAAAAACCAGTGCGCAATCTCCTTTAACATAATGCATACAAGTATAAGTCAGATCAACCACAAGTGA
It encodes the following:
- the LOC131780824 gene encoding protein NLRC3-like isoform X3, coding for MATAISPFASTKETTNYARLCRLLVDVGSQVLRSTFDKIHPPATLHTVLGRTSVHYATLQSLYKGRKKVLNPTQWGKLYPTHKAVSSKDFDITLLTVLLRNICSLRTPTKGWNELPLATDIRTEDDIARVKYYRNTVYGHAPQASVDDSSFSAYWQEIREALVRLGGAHFRAKIDNLEHDCMDPVIEEHYRELMKQWKKDDDSIKDKLEEIEDSLSDLRDTTEKIEIEMKEVKETLCSLTTTVEKSVDEGSVEKMIGEMVKMDSELKEVKEKLCTLTASRGESKDEGIFDPTGLINGIRQLYKTREGWLSPFPWCEEFQFFLGNIFTRLKVVRRKKTRGVITDVFVDMSSILDPYEECSAPRTVLIEGEPGMGKTTYCKKYAYDWATKQQEPRGCGSTAFKVVLLLKCRDIHSDVWEAIDDQLLPRDIDEEVKQQFFHFIRENQSSILLILDGLDELPFSKLSMFSELIEGRVLPKCHIVATARHEAGKEVRKSCDVLLQIEGFTKEHVKGFVTKYFKERTDLATKLLQRMSRDKNLREIVANPLNTALLCLLCEEFEGTFPESRAQLYLDMVDCVLRRYRKKKGLLETSEDLTNHYKPQLNHLGKVALNGLLDDKLDFNESELRNHAKDLTEFGFLSVQPGGSKLRQTLHYAFLHKSFQEFFAAFFICSQIQSKEMKPEELVSARYFIELKQILLFSCGILAMKCDEQVVALVKSLTNEVNKNEGRVAKIVLEAINECKREKSDFHSHLSKSFGTGLNLTNLNLSYNVISDAGATCIAEAIKVNKTLTNLDLRRNDISAAGATCIAEAIKVNKTLTNLDLSNNVIRAAGATCIAEAIKVNKTLTNLDLSYNVISDAGATCIAEAIKVNKTLTNLDLSENVISAAGATCIAEAIKVNKTLTNLDLSENVISDAGATCIAEAIKVNKTLTNLDLSYNVIRAAGATCIAEAIKVNKTLTNLDLSYNVISDAGATCIAEAIKVNKTLTNLVLSENVISAAGATCIAEAIKVNKTLT
- the LOC131780824 gene encoding protein NLRC3-like isoform X1 gives rise to the protein MATAISPFASTKETTNYARLCRLLVDVGSQVLRSTFDKIHPPATLHTVLGRTSVHYATLQSLYKGRKKVLNPTQWGKLYPTHKAVSSKDFDITLLTVLLRNICSLRTPTKGWNELPLATDIRTEDDIARVKYYRNTVYGHAPQASVDDSSFSAYWQEIREALVRLGGAHFRAKIDNLEHDCMDPVIEEHYRELMKQWKKDDDSIKDKLEEIEDLLENMRSIMDRREIDMKEVKEKLTSLTASVEKSTQEDSLSDLRDTTEKIEIEMKEVKETLCSLTTTVEKSVDEGSVEKMIGEMVKMDSELKEVKEKLCTLTASRGESKDEGIFDPTGLINGIRQLYKTREGWLSPFPWCEEFQFFLGNIFTRLKVVRRKKTRGVITDVFVDMSSILDPYEECSAPRTVLIEGEPGMGKTTYCKKYAYDWATKQQEPRGCGSTAFKVVLLLKCRDIHSDVWEAIDDQLLPRDIDEEVKQQFFHFIRENQSSILLILDGLDELPFSKLSMFSELIEGRVLPKCHIVATARHEAGKEVRKSCDVLLQIEGFTKEHVKGFVTKYFKERTDLATKLLQRMSRDKNLREIVANPLNTALLCLLCEEFEGTFPESRAQLYLDMVDCVLRRYRKKKGLLETSEDLTNHYKPQLNHLGKVALNGLLDDKLDFNESELRNHAKDLTEFGFLSVQPGGSKLRQTLHYAFLHKSFQEFFAAFFICSQIQSKEMKPEELVSARYFIELKQILLFSCGILAMKCDEQVVALVKSLTNEVNKNEGRVAKIVLEAINECKREKSDFHSHLSKSFGTGLNLTNLNLSYNVISDAGATCIAEAIKVNKTLTNLDLRRNDISAAGATCIAEAIKVNKTLTNLDLSNNVIRAAGATCIAEAIKVNKTLTNLDLSYNVISDAGATCIAEAIKVNKTLTNLDLSENVISAAGATCIAEAIKVNKTLTNLDLSENVISDAGATCIAEAIKVNKTLTNLDLSYNVIRAAGATCIAEAIKVNKTLTNLDLSYNVISDAGATCIAEAIKVNKTLTNLVLSENVISAAGATCIAEAIKVNKTLT
- the LOC131780824 gene encoding protein NLRC3-like isoform X2, coding for MATAISPFASTKETTNYARLCRLLVDVGSQVLRSTFDKIHPPATLHTVLGRTSVHYATLQSLYKGRKKVLNPTQWGKLYPTHKAVSSKDFDITLLTVLLRNICSLRTPTKGWNELPLATDIRTEDDIARVKYYRNTVYGHAPQASVDDSSFSAYWQEIREALVRLGGAHFRAKIDNLEHDCMDPVIEEHYRELMKQWKKDDDSIKDKLEEIEDLLENMRSIMDRREIDMKEVKEKLTSLTASVEKSTQEDSLSDLRDTTEKIEIEMKEVKETLCSLTTTVEKSVDEGIFDPTGLINGIRQLYKTREGWLSPFPWCEEFQFFLGNIFTRLKVVRRKKTRGVITDVFVDMSSILDPYEECSAPRTVLIEGEPGMGKTTYCKKYAYDWATKQQEPRGCGSTAFKVVLLLKCRDIHSDVWEAIDDQLLPRDIDEEVKQQFFHFIRENQSSILLILDGLDELPFSKLSMFSELIEGRVLPKCHIVATARHEAGKEVRKSCDVLLQIEGFTKEHVKGFVTKYFKERTDLATKLLQRMSRDKNLREIVANPLNTALLCLLCEEFEGTFPESRAQLYLDMVDCVLRRYRKKKGLLETSEDLTNHYKPQLNHLGKVALNGLLDDKLDFNESELRNHAKDLTEFGFLSVQPGGSKLRQTLHYAFLHKSFQEFFAAFFICSQIQSKEMKPEELVSARYFIELKQILLFSCGILAMKCDEQVVALVKSLTNEVNKNEGRVAKIVLEAINECKREKSDFHSHLSKSFGTGLNLTNLNLSYNVISDAGATCIAEAIKVNKTLTNLDLRRNDISAAGATCIAEAIKVNKTLTNLDLSNNVIRAAGATCIAEAIKVNKTLTNLDLSYNVISDAGATCIAEAIKVNKTLTNLDLSENVISAAGATCIAEAIKVNKTLTNLDLSENVISDAGATCIAEAIKVNKTLTNLDLSYNVIRAAGATCIAEAIKVNKTLTNLDLSYNVISDAGATCIAEAIKVNKTLTNLVLSENVISAAGATCIAEAIKVNKTLT